The following are encoded together in the Leptospira stimsonii genome:
- a CDS encoding ferritin-like domain-containing protein — MNIKPLKETTFLEAVAAAIQHEKDYFEFYMSTYEKLPPGNTKELFERLAEEVDDHIKFITELYEQAEGSELPNLKQLTAIHKFHDSTLQRMMNKVERTISGPGSKDAHEALELAIREAENSVSFYEKLANKFEDVNIKSLFTKLKDYNNNYQSLLETELNGLDQSGSGQGTFFWDEQAEEVAKAETKPTKSSSAPKKTKAPVAKPAPTTKPAPTPTAKKAVAPAPKKSASKPVSKKAVPKKKSAVKKASAKPKKTAKKSVPKKAAPKKKLAPKKKTSAKAKKKR, encoded by the coding sequence ATGAATATTAAACCCTTAAAAGAAACGACATTTTTAGAAGCGGTAGCCGCCGCGATCCAACACGAAAAGGATTACTTCGAGTTTTACATGAGCACTTACGAAAAACTTCCTCCCGGAAACACAAAAGAGCTTTTTGAAAGACTCGCAGAAGAAGTCGACGATCATATCAAATTCATTACGGAATTGTACGAACAAGCCGAAGGTTCCGAACTTCCGAATTTAAAACAACTCACCGCGATTCATAAGTTTCACGATTCCACTCTTCAGAGAATGATGAACAAGGTGGAAAGAACCATTTCTGGACCGGGAAGTAAGGACGCACACGAGGCGCTCGAACTCGCGATCCGGGAAGCGGAGAATAGTGTTTCCTTTTATGAGAAACTTGCAAACAAGTTCGAGGACGTGAACATCAAGTCTCTTTTCACCAAGTTGAAAGATTACAATAACAACTACCAATCCCTTCTGGAAACCGAATTGAACGGACTCGATCAATCCGGCTCTGGACAAGGAACGTTCTTCTGGGACGAACAAGCCGAGGAAGTAGCCAAGGCGGAGACAAAACCGACGAAGAGTTCTTCGGCTCCGAAAAAAACAAAGGCTCCCGTTGCAAAACCCGCACCTACGACAAAACCGGCTCCGACTCCAACCGCAAAAAAAGCGGTAGCGCCTGCTCCTAAAAAATCAGCGAGCAAACCCGTATCGAAGAAGGCCGTGCCGAAGAAAAAATCCGCCGTCAAAAAAGCGTCTGCAAAACCGAAAAAAACAGCGAAGAAATCCGTTCCCAAAAAAGCGGCTCCCAAGAAAAAGTTAGCGCCGAAAAAGAAAACTTCCGCGAAGGCAAAGAAAAAAAGGTAA
- a CDS encoding aminotransferase class V-fold PLP-dependent enzyme, translating to MQSAAITDWKEIQDLYPVNQEMIWLNNCGTTPCNSETIQTVQEYLEGYAKKGVLTDVRKYGNVKHSIRKIVAGLIHCDPEELCVIHNTNEGMNFLSLGFRLKAGDEILLLENEYPSNIYPWEHWKEKGVNIGTIPMANTPDQFLDNLKAAVSSHTKIVSLSAVHWCTGMPFPLEEIGNFLDSKGIDFVLDGAQGVGLVPIDVRKMKLKYIAFPAWKWLLGPLGLGMLYIQQDKIDTLAFPFKGTGSVVNDEVYLPYRAELKPGADRYEISSGNFLDWVYFQSTLERLQKIGFHTVMERIYELADYLSEGMKGIGFQMELDHFPDYRTGIVVGYKEGISMEDLVSYLKKNGVMCALRLGKVRFSPHIYNRKDQLDRVVELIANFS from the coding sequence ATGCAGTCCGCCGCGATTACAGATTGGAAGGAAATCCAAGATCTTTATCCTGTGAATCAGGAAATGATCTGGTTGAACAATTGCGGAACCACTCCTTGCAATTCAGAGACGATTCAGACGGTTCAAGAATATTTGGAAGGTTACGCCAAAAAAGGCGTATTGACCGATGTTCGAAAATACGGAAACGTAAAACATTCGATTCGAAAGATCGTGGCCGGACTGATCCACTGTGATCCGGAAGAACTTTGCGTTATACACAACACGAACGAAGGAATGAACTTTCTTTCGCTCGGATTTCGTCTCAAGGCAGGAGATGAAATTCTTCTTTTAGAAAACGAATATCCGAGCAATATCTATCCTTGGGAACACTGGAAAGAAAAAGGAGTAAACATCGGGACCATTCCGATGGCAAATACTCCGGATCAATTTCTGGACAACCTCAAAGCGGCGGTTTCTTCTCATACGAAGATCGTTTCTCTTTCTGCGGTTCACTGGTGTACGGGAATGCCGTTTCCTTTGGAGGAAATCGGAAACTTCTTGGATTCGAAAGGAATCGACTTCGTTCTCGACGGAGCGCAGGGCGTTGGCCTCGTTCCGATCGACGTAAGAAAGATGAAACTGAAATACATCGCGTTTCCCGCCTGGAAATGGCTTCTTGGTCCGTTAGGACTCGGGATGTTGTACATCCAACAAGATAAGATCGACACGCTTGCGTTTCCGTTCAAGGGAACCGGGTCCGTCGTCAACGACGAAGTTTATCTGCCGTATCGAGCGGAACTCAAACCCGGAGCGGATCGTTATGAAATCTCCAGCGGGAATTTTTTGGACTGGGTTTACTTTCAATCCACGCTTGAGAGGCTTCAGAAAATCGGCTTTCACACGGTGATGGAAAGAATCTACGAACTCGCGGATTATCTTTCGGAAGGAATGAAAGGAATCGGATTCCAGATGGAACTCGATCATTTTCCGGATTACAGAACCGGAATCGTAGTCGGATATAAGGAAGGAATTTCGATGGAGGACCTTGTTTCCTATCTCAAGAAGAATGGTGTGATGTGCGCCCTGCGTCTCGGGAAGGTTCGTTTTTCCCCGCATATCTACAATCGAAAAGATCAACTGGATCGAGTTGTAGAATTGATCGCTAATTTTTCCTAA